The Vallitalea okinawensis genome includes a window with the following:
- a CDS encoding DUF4362 domain-containing protein, translating to MFYRFYRFYRFYRYFRISSNDHTYDCNVNQVVSSVVGVPKNLNRFKEFLRNIKNEKPDAITALRYSIHGDPILYHLFYDGEKILAVYNMTNQTSGWIDEKIKIYEGDSIKSAITGERDQYEEYNLMKDNNEIVTVYAYNKELYEKKFRLM from the coding sequence ATGTTTTATAGATTTTATAGATTTTATAGATTTTATAGATATTTTAGAATTTCAAGCAATGACCATACTTATGATTGTAATGTGAATCAGGTTGTATCTAGTGTAGTCGGTGTACCAAAAAACCTTAATAGGTTTAAGGAGTTTTTAAGAAATATAAAAAATGAAAAACCTGATGCTATCACAGCTCTAAGATATTCAATCCATGGAGACCCAATACTTTATCATCTGTTTTATGATGGAGAAAAGATATTAGCAGTTTATAATATGACTAATCAAACAAGCGGGTGGATTGATGAAAAAATAAAAATTTATGAAGGAGATTCTATAAAGTCTGCGATAACGGGTGAAAGAGACCAATATGAAGAGTATAATTTGATGAAAGATAATAATGAAATAGTTACAGTTTATGCATACAATAAAGAACTCTACGAAAAGAAATTTAGATTAATGTGA
- a CDS encoding alpha/beta hydrolase, protein MNVKSNTSKIFIVVISLLCLSIIYISLRNETKILNTTPSNETENLNATSNNETESLNVTPNNETESLNSTPHIETITFPSLDELDITADLYLIDSTSPIVLLFHQAKSSRGEYLEIAPKLNDLGYNAMAIDARRGFSNTDINNETAERAREKGLIPTYLDALADLEAAIQYAEEELNYDNIITWGSSYSASLVVAFSQKHSDTVKAVLAFSPGEYFWIEDKTIAEYAKELNLPTFITGAKREKEEYNLIFEAIASDYKICFEPDASGAHGSYALLERTQGHEEYWDAVKDFLDNLE, encoded by the coding sequence ATGAATGTCAAATCAAATACTTCAAAAATCTTCATTGTAGTTATCAGCCTTTTATGCCTATCAATCATCTACATATCCTTAAGAAATGAAACTAAGATATTAAATACAACACCCAGTAATGAAACTGAGAACTTAAATGCAACATCTAATAATGAAACTGAGAGCTTAAATGTGACACCTAATAATGAAACTGAGAGCTTAAATTCAACACCACATATTGAAACTATAACATTTCCTTCACTTGATGAACTCGACATTACTGCTGATCTATATTTAATAGATAGTACTTCACCAATTGTCCTCCTCTTTCATCAAGCTAAATCTAGCCGTGGTGAATACTTGGAAATTGCACCAAAGTTAAATGATCTAGGGTATAATGCCATGGCTATTGATGCAAGACGTGGATTTAGTAATACGGATATAAATAACGAAACAGCAGAGAGGGCTAGAGAAAAAGGATTAATCCCTACATATCTAGATGCTTTGGCAGACCTTGAAGCCGCCATCCAGTATGCTGAAGAAGAACTTAACTATGATAATATTATTACTTGGGGTAGCTCCTATTCAGCGTCACTTGTTGTTGCTTTTTCTCAAAAACATAGTGATACTGTAAAAGCTGTTCTTGCATTTTCACCAGGAGAATATTTTTGGATTGAAGATAAGACAATTGCAGAGTACGCAAAAGAACTCAATTTGCCTACTTTTATTACAGGCGCAAAACGTGAAAAAGAAGAATACAATCTGATTTTTGAAGCCATTGCTAGCGATTATAAAATTTGTTTTGAGCCAGATGCTAGTGGTGCCCATGGATCATATGCATTATTGGAAAGAACTCAAGGTCATGAAGAATATTGGGATGCAGTAAAAGACTTCCTAGATAACTTAGAATAA
- a CDS encoding S-layer homology domain-containing protein, protein MGIRLSEPNTWTDFAICRDADMTAILLEHAYYSNPHELELLKDNDFRIQCAEVIARTVCEWYDIEYTEDKVTFSDIEGHWAEKNIEEATGAGLMIGYPDGTFRPDETVTRAEFATVLAKLKGD, encoded by the coding sequence ATGGGTATTAGACTATCTGAGCCTAATACATGGACAGACTTTGCTATATGCAGAGATGCTGATATGACAGCGATTTTATTAGAACATGCCTATTATAGCAATCCTCATGAGTTGGAGCTATTAAAAGATAATGACTTTAGAATTCAATGTGCTGAGGTAATTGCTAGAACAGTATGCGAATGGTACGATATTGAGTATACAGAGGATAAAGTTACTTTTTCAGATATTGAGGGACATTGGGCAGAGAAAAATATTGAGGAAGCAACAGGAGCAGGATTAATGATTGGTTATCCTGATGGTACATTTAGACCTGATGAAACAGTAACCAGAGCTGAATTTGCTACAGTATTGGCAAAGTTAAAAGGGGATTAA
- a CDS encoding DUF805 domain-containing protein, with the protein MALAIFLFISIITVIIGTSLTVRRLHDLNVTGWLVLVNALIRIITLFFHICFTFIPGTKGPNKYGDDPLGVSLIDLKT; encoded by the coding sequence ATTGCACTTGCAATATTTTTATTTATTTCAATAATAACCGTAATCATTGGAACTAGTCTTACTGTTAGAAGATTACATGACCTTAATGTGACTGGTTGGTTGGTACTAGTTAATGCACTAATCAGAATCATCACTTTATTTTTTCATATTTGTTTTACCTTTATTCCTGGTACCAAAGGACCTAATAAGTATGGTGACGATCCCTTGGGTGTTTCACTAATTGACCTCAAAACATAG
- a CDS encoding beta-propeller fold lactonase family protein, which translates to MSNHPFAYVTNNSDDTVSVIQTIDNTVIDTITVGNGPIRIAITPNGQFAYVTNFIDGSVSVILISNNTVIDTITVGNFPRGLAITPNGQFVFVANGGDNTVSVIQISDNTVIDTITVGNFPTRVAITPNSQFVYVTNASDDSVSVIQISDNTVIDTITVGDFPTGIAITPNGQFAYVTNGSDDSVSVIRISDNTVVATIAVGDAPGAVAVTPNGQFAYVTNSSADTVSVIRISDNTVVATITVGDTPQDVAITPNGQFAYVTNTSDDTVSVIQTSDNTIFDTITVGDRPVGIAIPPPSAPIINPSFVKVTVSNIELTAIIRDIN; encoded by the coding sequence ATGTCAAATCACCCATTCGCATATGTAACCAATAATTCAGATGACACTGTATCTGTGATACAAACAATAGATAATACTGTAATTGATACTATTACCGTTGGAAATGGTCCTATTAGAATAGCAATTACACCAAATGGACAGTTTGCATATGTTACTAATTTCATCGATGGCTCTGTATCAGTGATTTTAATATCAAATAATACTGTAATCGATACTATCACTGTTGGAAATTTTCCTAGAGGTCTAGCAATAACTCCAAATGGACAATTTGTGTTTGTTGCTAATGGTGGTGATAACACTGTATCTGTAATTCAAATATCTGATAATACTGTAATTGATACTATTACCGTTGGAAATTTCCCTACTAGAGTAGCAATAACTCCTAATAGCCAGTTTGTATATGTTACAAATGCTAGTGATGACTCTGTGTCAGTAATTCAGATATCTGATAATACTGTAATTGATACTATAACTGTTGGAGATTTTCCTACGGGAATAGCAATAACTCCTAATGGTCAGTTTGCATATGTAACAAATGGTAGCGATGACTCTGTGTCAGTTATACGAATATCAGACAATACTGTTGTTGCTACCATAGCTGTTGGAGATGCTCCTGGTGCAGTAGCAGTTACTCCAAACGGACAATTTGCATATGTTACAAATAGTAGCGCTGACACAGTATCAGTTATTCGAATATCAGACAATACTGTTGTTGCTACCATAACTGTTGGAGATACTCCTCAAGATGTAGCAATTACTCCTAATGGACAGTTTGCATATGTTACAAATACTAGCGATGACACTGTGTCAGTTATACAAACATCAGACAATACAATTTTTGATACTATAACTGTCGGAGATCGACCTGTTGGAATAGCAATTCCTCCACCGTCAGCTCCTATAATTAACCCCTCTTTCGTTAAAGTAACAGTATCTAATATTGAGTTAACTGCCATTATTCGTGATATCAACTGA
- a CDS encoding lactonase family protein, whose product MSNQPFAYVTNGNDDNVSIIRLSDNIVVLTVPVGDVPEGVAITPNAQFAYVTNLGNDNVSVIRLSDNMVVQTVATGNGPSLIAITPNGQFAYVTNQFSDSVSVIRLSDNTVIQTVPVGNIPFGIAITPDGQFAYVINFGDDNVSVIRLLDNIVVQTVPVGDGPIGVAITPNGQFAYVANFSNNNVSVIRLSDNMVVQTVATGNGPSLIAITPNGQFAYVTNQVSNSVSVIRLLDNILIQTVLVGNIPFGIAITPDGQFAYVTNFVDDDVSVIRLTDNMVVQTVSVGNGPLDIAITPMPAPITNPSFVKVTVSNIELTAIVRDIN is encoded by the coding sequence ATGTCAAATCAACCTTTTGCATATGTTACGAATGGTAACGATGACAATGTATCAATAATACGTTTATCAGATAATATAGTCGTCCTGACGGTACCTGTTGGAGATGTTCCTGAAGGAGTGGCAATTACTCCCAATGCACAGTTTGCATATGTTACTAATTTGGGGAATGATAATGTATCGGTTATACGATTATCTGACAATATGGTCGTTCAAACTGTAGCTACAGGAAATGGTCCTTCACTAATAGCAATAACACCCAATGGACAATTTGCATATGTTACTAACCAGTTTAGTGATTCTGTATCCGTAATTAGATTATCTGACAACACGGTCATTCAGACGGTGCCTGTTGGAAATATTCCTTTTGGAATAGCGATAACTCCTGATGGACAGTTTGCATACGTTATTAATTTTGGGGATGACAATGTATCAGTTATACGTTTATTAGACAATATAGTCGTCCAGACGGTACCTGTTGGAGATGGTCCTATAGGAGTGGCAATTACTCCTAATGGGCAGTTTGCATATGTTGCTAATTTTAGTAATAATAATGTATCTGTTATACGATTATCTGACAATATGGTCGTTCAAACTGTAGCTACAGGAAATGGTCCTTCACTAATAGCAATAACACCCAATGGACAATTTGCATATGTTACTAATCAAGTAAGTAATTCTGTATCTGTAATTAGATTATTAGACAATATACTTATACAGACTGTACTTGTTGGAAATATTCCTTTTGGAATAGCGATAACTCCTGATGGACAGTTTGCATACGTTACTAATTTTGTAGATGATGATGTATCAGTAATACGTTTAACAGATAATATGGTCGTTCAAACTGTGTCTGTTGGTAATGGTCCATTAGATATCGCAATCACTCCAATGCCAGCTCCTATAACTAATCCTTCTTTCGTTAAAGTAACAGTATCTAATATAGAGTTAACTGCCATTGTTCGTGATATCAACTAA